The window TTCTGCCCCTCCCCGACGGGTCTGCCGCACGTCGGACTCGTGCGCACGGCGCTGTTCAACTGGGCGTACGCCCGTCACCACGGCGGGACGATGGTGTTCCGTATCGAGGACACCGACGCCGCGCGCGACAGCGAGGAGAGCTACCTCCAGCTTCTCGACGCGCTGCGCTGGCTGCGCATCGACTGGGACGAGGGCGTCGAAGTGGGCGGCCCCCACGCGCCGTACCGTCAGTCGCAACGTCACGAGATCTACCGCAGCGTGCTGGACCGGCTCATCGCCGCCGGCGCGGTGTACGAGAGCTTCTCCACCGCCGAGGAGATCGACGCGCGCAACGACGCGGCGGGGCGGGCGAAGCAGCTCGGCTACGACAACTTCGACCGCGACCTCACCGAGGAGCAGAAGGCCGCGTACCGTGCGGAGGGCCGTGAGCCCGCGTGGCGGCTGCGGGTCCCCGACGAGGACCTCACGTACGTCGACCTCATCCGCGGCGAGGTGACCTTCCCCGCCGGGTCGTTCCCCGATTTCGTCATCGTGCGTGCAGGCGGCATCCCGCTCTACACGTTCGTCAACCCCGTCGACGACGCCCTCATGGGGATCACCCACGTGCTCCGCGGCGAAGACCTCATGCCCTCCACCGCACGTCAGCTCGCCCTGTACCGCGCCCTCATCGACGCCGGTGTGACAACCTTCATGCCCCGCTTCGGTCACATGCCGCTCGTGCTCGGCGACGGCACGAAGAAGCTCTCCAAGCGCGACCCCCGGGCCGATCTCTTCCTCCAGCGCGAGAAGGGCTTCATCCCTGAGGGACTGCTGAACTACCTCGCCCTCCTGGGGTGGTCGATCGCTCCCGACCGCGACGTCTTCAGCCTCGACGAGCTGGTCGCCGCATTCGACATCGCCGACGTCAATCCGAACCCCGCCCGCTTCGATCAGAAGAAGGCAGAGTCGATCAACGGCGATCACATCCGGATGCTGGAACCGGCCGACTTCGCCGCCCGCCTGGTTCCCTACCTGGTCGCGGCCGGCCTCGTCTCGGATCCGCCGTCCGAGGACCAGATCGCCCTGCTCCGCCGGGCCGCCCCGCTCGTGCAGGAGCGCATGCCCCTGCTCGGCGATGCGCCGGGGATGCTCGGTTTCCTCTTCGTCGAGGACGTCCGGTACGACGACGATGCGCTCTCCGGCCTTCCGGCGAACGCGGGTGAGGTCCTGGTGGCGAGCGTCGCGGCCCTCGAGCTCGTTCCCGCGGCGGAGTGGACGGCCGCGGCCGTGCAGGAGGCCCTGTCGCGCGCGCTCGTGGAGGAACTTGGACTGAAGCCGCGGGTGGCCTACGGTCCTCCGCGCGTGGCGATCACGGGGCGACGCGTCTCGCCGCCGCTGTTCGAGTCGATGGAGCTTCTCGGGAAAGCGGAGTCGCTGCGTCGGCTGAGCCTGCTCGTGACTCATCTCGGGGGATGAGCCGCGGCATGGGCTGTCGGTTTGGCGAGCCGTCCGCGGTCTACTAGACTCGATCCTCGGCACGGTTCCGGCTGCGGCCATTGGGGTATGGTGTAATTGGCAACACGGCTGATTCTGGTTCAGTTGTTCTTGGTTCGAGTCCAGGTACCCCAGCAGATGAAGACCCCCGATCCGTCGGGGGTTTCGTCGTTCATGCCGGGTGTCGCAGCTCCGCGACGCTCTCGCGGGCGAGGGTGGCGTAGGCGGGCATGTCGTCGCTCTGCCCCAGGAGAATCGTCGTGAACGCCGCCGCCCAGGCGCGCGCGCGGACCCAATCCGCGGGGGCGAAGGCACCGTCCAGGTGCCGGATGAACGCGCGGCGGCCGTCGGGGTCGAAGCACAGCCAGGCGGCGGCGAGGTCGTAGGCGGGGTCGCCGGGTGCGACGTCGATGAAGTCGATCACCGCGACCAGTCTGGGCCCGCGGGCGATGAGGTTGCCCGGGTGGAGGTCGCCGTGGATGAGCGCGGGGGCGCCGCCCCACCCGCCGACGGCAAGCCCCTCGTCCCACAGTCGCGCGAGCAGATCCGTGTCGCCGACGCTGACCGTCGCGCCGGTCCGGAGAGCGGCGAGGCGCTCTGCGATGCTCTCCGCCCGGGTGGCGAGCGCACCTCCGCGCACCGGATTGGCCGGGACGGAGCCGGGGTCGGTGGCATGGATCGCGCGGAGTGCGCGGGCGAGCGGTGGCGCCCAGGCGCCTCGATCCCTGCGAGCCACCTCCAGCCCGGCGCTGCCCTCGTGCCAGCGGACGACCGACCACGGGTAGGGGAACGTCTCGTCCGGTGGGCCCGCGAACACCACTTCCGGGGCGCCGACACCGACCGCGACGAGGGCCTGCGACAGCGCCGGCATCACTGCCTGCTCGTGGGCGACACCGGCCGCTGCGGCGGCACGACGGGGCAGCCGCACGGCGAGTCCTTCACCCAGCCGCCAGGTCTCGCAATCCCACCCGGTCGTGTCGGGGCGCGGGGAGAGGGTCTCGGATGCGGCGTCGGAGACGTGCCGGCGGACGAGAGCCGCGACGACGGCCCTCGTGATCTCCACATCGGCAGGCGGCATGCCCGGCATCCTCGTCCCCTTCGGTCGGCGTCAGACGTCCGTGGAATCGCCGGGGTCGAGCGCGACGAACTCGCCGCCGTTCTGCTCGGTCGCCCAGCGCAGCCGACTGCGGTGCATGTCTCTCCCGAGCACCGACAGCGTCATGTCATGGGTGCCGAACGCCTGCCGGGGCTTGACGGCGAGCACGAAGTCGATCGCGTCGCCGATCTTCAACCAGGGAGCGCCGAGCGGCGCCGCGAGCAGCTGCACGTCGACGCCGCTCGGAACGGCGTACGAGTCGCCCGGGTAGTAGAAGACGTCGTTGACGAGGACACCCACGTTGTCGACGACCGGCAGCGACGAGTGGATGACCTCGTGCCGACCACCGAAGAAGCGGAGGCGGAACGGCCCGAGCTCGAGGGTGTCGCCCGGATCGACGACGATCACGTCGAACCCGGCCGCGGCGGCCGCCACACCCGCGGGACCGTAAATGGGCGTTCCCGGAGACATCTTCAGGATGCGTTCGAGATGATCGGCGGTCCAGTGGTCGGGGTGCTCGTGCGTGACGACGATCCCCGCCACCTCGCCGAGGTCGTAGAGGGGATCGGTGAAGGCGCCGGGATCGATGACGAGGGTCGAGCCGGACTCTTCGAGGGTGAGCGCCGCATGTTCGTGCTTGGTGACTCGCATTCCCCGAGTCAACAGGCGGCCGGCGACGTCGGCAAGCGCCATTCTCGGGGGCCGTCCCGATTTGTTCGCGGCGCGGGGGGCATGGCATAATCGAACGGTTGCCTGACGGCCCCATCGTATAGCGGCCTAGTACGCCGCCCTCTCACGGCGGTAACGCGGGTTCGAATCCCGCTGGGGTCACCAGCATCACGAAAGCCTCCGGTTCGCCGGAGGCTTTCGTGCTTTCGAAACCATCTCGGCCTCAGCCGTCTTCGTCGTCGTCCCCTCGCTCGGCTTCCCGCTCAGCCTCCCGCTGGGCCTTCTCAGCCTCCTTCTCGGACTCCCGCTGGGCTTTCTCGGCCTCGCGCTGCGCCTCCTCGTCGGCCGGTGCCGGGCCCGCGGGCTGTTCGACGGCCGGCGCGACCCCTGGATCCGTGGGCGTCGTTGCCGGTGCGGGGCTGTCGGCGGGCTCATCCGTGACCGGCTGCGTGCTCGTCGGAGCCGGAGCCGGAGCGGGCTCGGCGGTGCCCGCGCTGACGGCTGCCCACGTGCCGAGCGCGAGGATCACCGCGGCACCGGCGGCGACGGATCCCCAGAGGAGCGGGAGCCGCCGGCGCCCGCTCCCCGGGCGACGCGCGGCCGGCGCGGCGGGGGCGAGCACGGCCGTCGGCTCGTCGCCGGAGGCGGGATCCGCCGGCAGCATCGCCGGGGGCAGCACCGCTGTCGGCATCTCGACCGGAGTCGCGCCGCTGAGGTCGGCGGCGGCGACCGCGACCTCCAGAGCCGTGGGCCTGCTGCCGGGTTCGAGGTCGGTCATGCGCGCGAGAAGCGCGCGCCAGCCCGGGGCGATGTCGTCCGGGATTCGCGGCGGGCCGCCCAGGCGAGCGAGCGCCGCCTCGGCGGCCGACGAGGCAGGGAACGCCCGCCTGCCGGTCAGAGCCTCGATGAGCACGAGCCCGAGCGCGTAGACATCGGCCGGCGGGGCGGGATCGTCTCCCCGCACCTGCTCGGGAGCGAGATAGGAGGCGGTGCCGATCACCATCCCGGGTGTGGTGATGCGCGCACTGTCGAGGAGGTAGGCGATCCCGAAGTCCGCGAGCTTCGCCCGGAAGAGGCGGTGCGGGAGGGGCGAGGGGGTGACGAGGATGTTGGCGGGCTTCAGGTCGCGGTGCAC of the Microbacterium invictum genome contains:
- the gltX gene encoding glutamate--tRNA ligase, whose translation is MPATPDPRTTTATGTDVRVRFCPSPTGLPHVGLVRTALFNWAYARHHGGTMVFRIEDTDAARDSEESYLQLLDALRWLRIDWDEGVEVGGPHAPYRQSQRHEIYRSVLDRLIAAGAVYESFSTAEEIDARNDAAGRAKQLGYDNFDRDLTEEQKAAYRAEGREPAWRLRVPDEDLTYVDLIRGEVTFPAGSFPDFVIVRAGGIPLYTFVNPVDDALMGITHVLRGEDLMPSTARQLALYRALIDAGVTTFMPRFGHMPLVLGDGTKKLSKRDPRADLFLQREKGFIPEGLLNYLALLGWSIAPDRDVFSLDELVAAFDIADVNPNPARFDQKKAESINGDHIRMLEPADFAARLVPYLVAAGLVSDPPSEDQIALLRRAAPLVQERMPLLGDAPGMLGFLFVEDVRYDDDALSGLPANAGEVLVASVAALELVPAAEWTAAAVQEALSRALVEELGLKPRVAYGPPRVAITGRRVSPPLFESMELLGKAESLRRLSLLVTHLGG
- a CDS encoding phosphotransferase: MPPADVEITRAVVAALVRRHVSDAASETLSPRPDTTGWDCETWRLGEGLAVRLPRRAAAAAGVAHEQAVMPALSQALVAVGVGAPEVVFAGPPDETFPYPWSVVRWHEGSAGLEVARRDRGAWAPPLARALRAIHATDPGSVPANPVRGGALATRAESIAERLAALRTGATVSVGDTDLLARLWDEGLAVGGWGGAPALIHGDLHPGNLIARGPRLVAVIDFIDVAPGDPAYDLAAAWLCFDPDGRRAFIRHLDGAFAPADWVRARAWAAAFTTILLGQSDDMPAYATLARESVAELRHPA
- a CDS encoding MBL fold metallo-hydrolase produces the protein MRVTKHEHAALTLEESGSTLVIDPGAFTDPLYDLGEVAGIVVTHEHPDHWTADHLERILKMSPGTPIYGPAGVAAAAAGFDVIVVDPGDTLELGPFRLRFFGGRHEVIHSSLPVVDNVGVLVNDVFYYPGDSYAVPSGVDVQLLAAPLGAPWLKIGDAIDFVLAVKPRQAFGTHDMTLSVLGRDMHRSRLRWATEQNGGEFVALDPGDSTDV
- a CDS encoding serine/threonine-protein kinase, whose product is MPPTPTPPEPLLDDRYRLGALIGEGGMARVYRADDVLLGRTVAVKLLRPGVEGSASPERARAEVAALAALSHPGLVMLLDARLEPGKPEYLVMEFVDGRTLAAALSSGPLPATEVAALAAELAEALHVVHAAGVVHRDLKPANILVTPSPLPHRLFRAKLADFGIAYLLDSARITTPGMVIGTASYLAPEQVRGDDPAPPADVYALGLVLIEALTGRRAFPASSAAEAALARLGGPPRIPDDIAPGWRALLARMTDLEPGSRPTALEVAVAAADLSGATPVEMPTAVLPPAMLPADPASGDEPTAVLAPAAPAARRPGSGRRRLPLLWGSVAAGAAVILALGTWAAVSAGTAEPAPAPAPTSTQPVTDEPADSPAPATTPTDPGVAPAVEQPAGPAPADEEAQREAEKAQRESEKEAEKAQREAEREAERGDDDEDG